One genomic region from Marinilabiliales bacterium encodes:
- a CDS encoding alpha-L-fucosidase, whose amino-acid sequence MKSKILLLIFISALVTASCKEEPVRYEPTWTSLEQVDPVPEWFKDAKFGIYFHWGVYSVPAFGNEWYPRHMFIEGTYENLHHIENYGTPEEWPYHYFITGAEDKHGNFVQFAPRLKSEGGNFDPQEWADLFVRSGARFAGPVAEHHDGFSMWASEVNPWNAKDQGPGIDLVGVLVDAFRESGMKIILSMHHAFNCCPMIRDDGSTWQFFEAAPGMDDRDLQMLYAQLPKEENEAVWLAKHKEIIDNYQPDIIWQDFNLPAVSEHKLLEFLAYYYNRAGEWGKEVVTTYKDGLNHEVGVLDYERGGPIELTDYYWLTDDAISRSSWCYTEGIRYYTPKQVLHSFFDRISKNGNLLLNISPRADGSIPQGQRDILLTMGDWLGKYGEAVYGTRAWVRYGEGPTRMGAGHWHMDGVGGHAPTAGTPEDIRFTRSKDNKHLYAIVLGWPGDNEILPINSLSGEVFAVEELAGVSLLGPEEGMYIPLEYHQDDHALHLTLPEKPAEELAYAIRLSFLDRIPE is encoded by the coding sequence ATGAAGTCTAAGATCTTATTGCTCATTTTTATTTCCGCCCTGGTAACCGCCTCGTGCAAAGAGGAGCCGGTAAGGTATGAACCGACCTGGACCTCGCTCGAACAGGTTGATCCTGTTCCGGAATGGTTCAAGGATGCCAAGTTTGGCATCTATTTTCACTGGGGTGTCTATTCGGTGCCTGCCTTTGGCAATGAATGGTATCCGCGGCATATGTTTATTGAAGGCACTTACGAAAACCTGCATCATATTGAGAATTACGGCACTCCTGAGGAGTGGCCCTACCATTACTTCATAACCGGGGCGGAGGACAAGCACGGAAATTTTGTTCAGTTTGCACCCAGGCTCAAATCGGAGGGAGGTAATTTTGACCCGCAGGAGTGGGCTGACCTGTTCGTCAGGTCGGGCGCCAGGTTTGCCGGTCCGGTAGCCGAACACCACGACGGCTTTTCAATGTGGGCAAGTGAAGTGAATCCGTGGAATGCAAAGGACCAGGGACCGGGGATCGACCTGGTGGGCGTGCTGGTCGATGCCTTCCGCGAAAGCGGTATGAAGATAATCCTCTCCATGCACCATGCATTCAATTGTTGTCCGATGATTAGGGACGATGGCAGCACATGGCAGTTCTTCGAGGCGGCGCCCGGTATGGATGACCGGGATCTGCAAATGCTGTACGCGCAGCTTCCCAAAGAGGAAAATGAAGCGGTCTGGCTTGCAAAACACAAGGAGATAATCGATAACTATCAACCCGATATTATCTGGCAGGATTTTAACCTGCCTGCAGTGAGTGAACATAAATTGCTGGAATTTCTTGCCTATTACTATAACCGCGCAGGTGAATGGGGCAAGGAGGTGGTGACAACCTATAAGGACGGACTGAATCATGAGGTCGGGGTACTGGACTACGAGCGGGGCGGGCCTATAGAGCTGACGGATTACTACTGGCTTACCGATGATGCCATTAGCCGCTCGAGCTGGTGCTACACCGAAGGGATCAGGTATTACACGCCAAAGCAGGTGCTGCACAGCTTTTTTGACAGGATCAGCAAGAACGGCAACCTCCTGCTTAACATCTCTCCCAGGGCTGACGGGTCCATACCGCAGGGGCAGAGGGACATTCTCCTGACTATGGGGGACTGGCTCGGGAAGTACGGCGAGGCCGTTTACGGCACAAGGGCGTGGGTCAGGTATGGCGAAGGGCCTACCCGGATGGGCGCCGGCCACTGGCACATGGACGGTGTCGGAGGCCATGCGCCAACGGCCGGGACTCCCGAAGATATCCGCTTTACAAGGAGCAAGGATAATAAGCATCTTTATGCCATTGTGCTGGGCTGGCCCGGTGATAATGAGATACTTCCCATCAACTCCCTTTCGGGGGAAGTGTTCGCTGTTGAAGAGCTTGCCGGGGTATCGCTGCTCGGACCTGAGGAGGGTATGTATATTCCCCTTGAGTACCACCAGGACGACCATGCCCTGCATCTGACGCTTCCTGAAAAACCGGCTGAAGAGCTTGCCTATGCGATCAGGCTGAGTTTCCTGGACAGGATACCTGAGTAG
- a CDS encoding helix-turn-helix domain-containing protein yields the protein MLHFDKGYFQDKQFPFIIRVDTIHENFPLHTHGFTELVVILDGIASQIINNRVYDVNPGDVYLFRGNVSHGFVHVNSLRLCNIMFDPDKLLLPLFDLSTIEGYHALFTLDPYWRKTHLFRNRMRLDDKGLGHIIQLIDQMKGEYNGKQPGHRNRLTLLLNDMIIFLSRSYYAVHKEKTGLISRLSKAITYMENNYARPIHIKELASTANLSERQFNRIFKATLNQNPVDFLRSIRLRHACLLLKETNYSIKRIASMCGFTEPDYFSRVFKKEMKTNATAYRNQAKRIV from the coding sequence ATGCTTCATTTCGATAAGGGTTATTTTCAGGATAAGCAATTCCCTTTTATCATCAGGGTGGATACAATTCATGAAAATTTTCCCTTGCATACCCACGGGTTCACTGAGCTGGTTGTGATTCTTGACGGGATCGCTTCCCAGATCATCAACAACAGGGTTTATGATGTAAATCCGGGCGATGTTTACCTGTTCAGGGGCAATGTATCGCATGGTTTCGTGCATGTCAATTCCCTGCGCCTTTGCAATATCATGTTTGATCCTGACAAACTGCTGCTTCCATTGTTTGATCTGAGCACAATTGAAGGATACCATGCCTTGTTTACCCTTGATCCTTACTGGCGCAAAACACACCTTTTCCGCAACAGGATGAGGCTCGATGACAAAGGACTCGGTCACATTATTCAGCTGATTGACCAGATGAAAGGCGAATACAACGGAAAGCAACCGGGCCACAGAAACCGGCTGACACTGTTGCTGAACGATATGATCATCTTTCTGTCACGGTCGTATTATGCGGTTCACAAGGAGAAGACGGGGCTGATAAGCAGGTTGTCAAAAGCGATCACCTATATGGAGAACAATTACGCCAGACCGATCCATATCAAAGAACTGGCTTCCACGGCCAATTTATCGGAAAGGCAGTTTAACCGTATATTCAAAGCCACCCTGAACCAGAACCCCGTTGATTTTCTGCGCTCGATCAGGCTCAGGCACGCCTGTTTGCTTCTGAAAGAGACCAATTACTCCATAAAAAGAATAGCGTCGATGTGTGGTTTTACAGAACCAGACTACTTTTCGAGGGTTTTCAAAAAAGAAATGAAAACCAACGCCACAGCATACAGGAATCAAGCTAAAAGAATAGTCTGA